The Neobacillus sp. PS3-34 genome has a window encoding:
- a CDS encoding class I SAM-dependent methyltransferase — MSEHYYSRTQKVDSDPKYWDYTLLNSQFRFKTDNGVFSKKEVDFGSRLLIETFQLPDIDGKILDVGCGYGPIGLSLAKHYVPRVVHMVDVNERAMELAKENAGINHISNVVIYESDRLFGVKEKDFAAILTNPPIRAGKKVVHEIFEQSYEHLLPGGELWVVIQKKQGAPSAVEKLSEMFAEVEIVDKEKGYFIIKAKKD; from the coding sequence TTGTCTGAACATTACTATTCCCGTACGCAAAAAGTAGATAGTGACCCGAAATACTGGGACTATACTCTATTGAATTCTCAATTCCGTTTCAAAACGGACAATGGGGTTTTCTCGAAAAAAGAAGTAGATTTTGGTTCCCGACTTCTGATAGAAACGTTTCAGCTGCCTGACATTGATGGAAAGATTTTAGATGTAGGCTGCGGCTACGGGCCAATTGGACTTTCACTTGCAAAACACTATGTGCCGCGTGTTGTACATATGGTAGATGTAAATGAGCGTGCCATGGAACTGGCGAAGGAAAACGCAGGGATCAACCACATTTCCAATGTGGTGATTTATGAAAGTGACCGGCTTTTCGGAGTGAAGGAAAAGGATTTTGCTGCAATCCTGACAAATCCCCCCATCCGTGCAGGAAAGAAGGTAGTCCATGAAATATTTGAACAAAGCTATGAGCACCTTTTACCAGGCGGGGAACTGTGGGTGGTTATTCAAAAAAAGCAGGGAGCTCCTTCTGCTGTAGAAAAACTATCAGAGATGTTTGCTGAAGTGGAAATTGTTGATAAAGAGAAGGGCTATTTTATCATTAAAGCTAAAAAAGATTGA
- the rplL gene encoding 50S ribosomal protein L7/L12 produces the protein MTKEQIIEAVKSMTVLELNDLVKAIEEEFGVTAAAPVAMAAAGGAAVEEKTEFDVVLASAGDQKIKVIKVVREITGLGLKEAKDLVDNTPKAVKEGVSKEEAEEIKGKLEEVGANVEVK, from the coding sequence ATGACTAAAGAACAAATCATTGAAGCAGTTAAAAGCATGACTGTTTTAGAACTTAATGACCTAGTAAAAGCAATCGAAGAAGAATTTGGCGTAACTGCTGCTGCTCCTGTAGCAATGGCTGCTGCTGGCGGCGCTGCTGTTGAAGAAAAAACTGAATTTGACGTTGTTCTTGCTTCTGCAGGCGACCAAAAAATCAAAGTTATCAAAGTTGTACGTGAAATCACTGGTCTTGGACTTAAAGAAGCAAAAGACCTTGTTGACAACACTCCAAAAGCTGTTAAAGAAGGCGTTTCTAAAGAAGAAGCTGAAGAAATCAAAGGTAAACTTGAAGAAGTTGGAGCTAACGTTGAAGTTAAGTAA
- the rplJ gene encoding 50S ribosomal protein L10 has protein sequence MSKVIEIKKQIVDEIAEKLKASKSTIVVDYRGLTVSEVTELRKQLREAGIDFKVYKNSMSRRAADAAELSGLNEALTGPNAIAFSNDDVVAPAKILNDFAKKHEALEIKAGVIEGNIATVEEVKALAELPSREGLLSMLLSVLQAPIRNLALVTKAVAEQKEEQGA, from the coding sequence ATGAGCAAAGTAATTGAAATCAAAAAGCAAATCGTTGATGAAATCGCTGAAAAGCTAAAAGCAAGCAAATCAACTATCGTTGTTGATTACCGCGGCCTTACAGTTTCTGAAGTTACTGAACTTCGTAAACAGCTTCGTGAAGCGGGCATCGATTTCAAAGTTTACAAAAACTCTATGTCTCGCCGTGCTGCTGATGCTGCTGAGCTTTCAGGTTTAAATGAAGCTTTAACAGGTCCTAATGCAATTGCATTCAGTAACGACGACGTAGTAGCACCAGCTAAAATTCTTAATGACTTCGCTAAGAAGCATGAAGCTCTTGAAATTAAAGCAGGTGTGATTGAAGGAAATATCGCTACTGTAGAAGAAGTTAAGGCTCTTGCGGAACTTCCATCTCGCGAAGGTTTACTTTCTATGCTACTCAGCGTACTTCAAGCTCCAATCCGCAACCTTGCTCTTGTTACAAAAGCAGTTGCAGAACAAAAAGAAGAACAAGGCGCGTAA
- the rplA gene encoding 50S ribosomal protein L1, whose translation MAKKGKKFLEAAKLVDSSKAYPVAEAIELAKKTNFAKFDATLEVAFRLGVDPKKADQQIRGAVVLPNGTGKTQRVLVFAKGEKVKEAEAAGADYVGDAEYINKIQQGWFEFDVIVATPDMMGEVGKLRRTLGPKGLMPNPKTGTVTFDVTRAVNEIKAGKVEYRVDKAGNIHVPIGKASFEDQKLVENFNTIFDTMLKVKPAAAKGTYMKNVTVTSTMGPGVKVDPSSVSVK comes from the coding sequence ATGGCTAAAAAAGGTAAAAAGTTTTTAGAAGCTGCAAAGCTTGTAGACAGTTCAAAAGCTTATCCTGTTGCAGAAGCGATCGAACTTGCAAAGAAAACAAACTTTGCAAAATTTGACGCAACTTTAGAAGTAGCTTTCCGTCTTGGAGTAGATCCAAAGAAAGCTGACCAGCAAATCCGTGGAGCAGTAGTTCTTCCAAACGGAACTGGTAAAACTCAACGCGTTTTAGTATTCGCGAAGGGTGAAAAAGTGAAGGAAGCAGAAGCTGCTGGCGCTGATTATGTTGGCGATGCAGAATACATCAACAAAATCCAGCAAGGCTGGTTCGAATTTGATGTAATCGTTGCTACTCCTGACATGATGGGTGAAGTTGGTAAGCTTCGCCGTACATTAGGACCAAAAGGCTTAATGCCAAACCCTAAAACAGGCACAGTTACTTTTGACGTAACCAGAGCAGTAAATGAAATCAAAGCTGGTAAAGTAGAATACCGCGTTGATAAAGCTGGTAACATTCACGTTCCTATCGGAAAAGCATCTTTCGAAGACCAAAAGCTTGTTGAAAACTTCAACACTATCTTCGACACAATGCTTAAAGTGAAGCCTGCTGCTGCAAAAGGTACTTACATGAAGAACGTTACAGTTACTTCAACAATGGGCCCTGGAGTTAAAGTAGATCCTTCATCTGTTTCTGTAAAATAA
- the rplK gene encoding 50S ribosomal protein L11 yields the protein MAKKVIKVVKLQIPAGKANPAPPVGPALGQAGVNIMGFCKEFNARTADQAGLIIPVEITVFEDRSFTFITKTPPAAVLLKVAAGIQSGSGQPNRNKVATVKRGTVREIAEQKMPDLNAASVEAAMRMVEGTARSMGIVIED from the coding sequence GTGGCTAAAAAAGTAATTAAGGTTGTTAAATTGCAAATCCCTGCTGGTAAAGCTAATCCAGCGCCACCGGTTGGTCCTGCATTGGGTCAAGCAGGTGTTAACATCATGGGATTCTGTAAAGAGTTTAACGCTCGTACAGCAGACCAAGCTGGTTTAATCATTCCTGTTGAAATTACGGTATTTGAAGACCGTTCATTTACATTTATTACAAAAACTCCTCCTGCTGCAGTTCTTCTGAAAGTAGCAGCTGGAATCCAGTCTGGTTCAGGCCAGCCTAACCGTAATAAAGTAGCAACAGTTAAACGTGGTACGGTACGCGAGATTGCTGAACAGAAAATGCCTGACCTTAACGCAGCAAGTGTAGAAGCAGCTATGCGTATGGTTGAAGGTACTGCTCGCAGCATGGGTATTGTTATCGAAGACTAA